Part of the Leptotrichia trevisanii DSM 22070 genome is shown below.
ATAAAAATCTTCCCTTAATGGATTTCCAGTCACAACAAACTTATTTTTATATTTTTCCTTAATACTTTCGAGTGTATTTTCAAAAGCGATAAATACCTTTTTTGCCCCTTTATAAAACCATTTGTTAGCCTGCCCCATTGTATGATTCTGTTCCTGCAGATAATATGGTATTCGTAACACATTAGCCGCTATTAGCACCGGTATTGTTATATAATTCCCAAATGCTATAATCTTTGTAGGCTTTTCCTTTTTTAACAGTTTTATTACACCCGCCGTTGCAGTTATCATCTTAAATCCTGATTTTATACTTCTTAATGGCAGCACATCAAGCCCTATAAATCTAAAATTTTCATTTGGAACAATATCCTTTTCCATTCTATGTTTTGTTCCAATAAATAGCGTATCTATACCTTTTTCCCTAACTTTTTTTGCGATTGACAAGGCTGGGTAAATATGTCCGCCTGTTCCTCCCGTAGTAAATACTACTTTTTCCATTTTCGTTTTCCCTCTCGTTTTTATTTATTATTCAAAATTTATTTTATTTCTACATCATATAATCCATTTCCCGCATTTTATCAAGGTTGCTTCCCATTTCCTGCCTGTATAACGCCCGCAATATATTATAAACAATTCCTAATGTCATCATAACTACTATCATTGTACTTCCTCCGTAACTCATCATTGGAAGAGGAATTCCTGTAGAAGGTATCAGCTGGCTTGCAACCGCTACGTTTCCTATTATCTGTGTGGCAAACATTATAAAAATACCACTTAATAGATATTTTGCATACAAATCCTTTATTTTTCTCAATGCAATCCCTATTATAATTAACAAGGCCGCATATAATCCCAATAAAAACAAGACTCCCAAAAATCCATTTTCCTCAGCAAACCCTGAAAAAACATAATCTGTATGTATTTCTGGCAAAAAATTATATTTTTGCAACCCATTTCCATAAAATCTTCCACTAACTTTTCCATTCGCTATGGCAATCAGCGATTCTGCAGTCTGCCCTCCGCCGTCTTTAGATTTATATTCAACAAGCCTGTTTACCCTATATCCAACCTTTGTTATCGCAAGCCACCCTCCGATTCCAATTATTGCTGAATAAGTCGAAATTATTGAAAATTTTACTTCCGCAATGAATAAATAAGTCAATGCTATTATTGTAATTTGCGCCGTACTGCTAAATGCCTTTTCAAATAAAATAAGAAACATATATATAAATGAACTTATCATCATAATTCCACTTGTTATCTTAGGAAATTTTTTTATTTTATTTCGTGTCTTAAATGTGTAAGCAAGCGTTGATAACGTAATAATTAAAAATAATTTAGCAAATTCTGAAGGCTGAAGCAATATTACCCGCAAATCAATCCAACGTTTTGCCCCATTTACCGTTTTTCCCGCCAACAACACTAATATAAGTCCAAAAGCCCCTATAACATACAAATATTTTGCTATATCCTTATATTTTTTATAATTTACATTAGCTGTAAATGCAAACAATCCCCAGCCTACCACTAGCCATATTGCCTGCCGCATTAAAAAATAATAGCTTTTTCCATATTCCTTCTGTCCTTTTGGAAAACTAAGACTTGCTATAGTTATAAGACTCAATGCTGAAAGTATTATAATTACAATTATAAAACTCGTTCCCAATATTTTTTTACTATTCACTTTTTTCTCCTAAATTACATTTTTCCAAAAAATAAAAATTATTTTCCTATAATTTTTTGTGTCAATTCCTTAAATACTTTTCCCCTATGTTCAAAACTCTTAAATTGGCAAAAACTAGATGTCGCAGGTGAAAACAGCACTGTCTGATTTTGGGAAAAATCCACATTTTCCTTCAAATAATTCAATACATTTTCAACCGTTTCCAAATTCTTATAATTCTTATACCCAATTTTTTCCATATCATCTATCAAAAGCTGAGCATTATCCCCAATCAGATAAACAAAGTCAACTTTCTCCTTAACTCTTTCAATCAGAGGCATATTATCAATTTTCTTGTCATCTCCGCCTAAAATCATAATAATCGAATTATTAAACGAATCAATAGCCTTTAATGTCGATTCCACATTTGTCCCCTTAGAATCATTAATAAACGTTGTATTCCCTTTTACAAAAAAGTTTTCAAGCCTATGCTCCAACGCATTTGTTGATTTCAAAAATTCAATCAGCTTTTTATTTTCCACATTTAATATTTTCGCCGAACTTATCAAAAATAACATATTTTCCAAATTATGTCTACCCTTTAATGATAATTCTTCCGTTTTCATCAAAATTTCTGAAACTTCATCAATTTTTTCACCAAAATTCTGAACTTCGTCAATTCGTTTATTCAAATCCTTCATTATACGAATATCATTTTCATAAACAAAAACTGTTCCCTTTGTCTCTGTACTCAAATACACCTTTTGAGCCTTTATTTTCTCTTTTATCTCATTTCTTTCATACAACTTCGCAAAAACTTCATCATCCAGATTAATCAGCGCAAAATCATTTTCTGTCTGCTTATTAAAAATCGCAAACTTTGTAATATAGTAATCTTCCACCGTATCATACCGTGTCAGATGATCAGGTGTCAAATTAATTATCCCGGCGATATTTGAATGAATCTGCGGATTATTTTCCAATTGGTAGCTGCTAAGCTCCAGCACAACATAATCCAGTTCTTCCTCATCAGCCACCAGTTTTGCAAATGAAAAACCTGCATTCCCGGCAAGTTTCGCACGAAATCCAGCAAAATTAAGTAATTCAGCCATTTTAGTAGATGTTGTAGTTTTCCCGTTTGTCCCAGTAAATGAAATAATCTTTATATTTTTATCCACATATTTATAAGCCAAATCAATTTCTGAAATAATCTTAACATCCTTTTCCTTCGCAACTTTCAAAAGCTCCGCCTTCCAAGGAATCCCTGGACTTTTCACAACAAATTCAATTTTTTCTTCATTCAAAATCCTAACTCCCTCTTCTGACGACATTGCAACCTTATCATCTATCAAATATACTTCATATCCATTTTTTTCCAGCAGTTCCTTCGCACCAAGTCCACTTAACCCAGCACCAAATACAATTCCCTTTTTATCCATGTGATTTTTTCCTCTCTTTTTTATACAATTTTATAAATGTTAATTAATCCTAAGTATTTAACTAAGTAGTTTTTCTATTTTAAAGATGTTTATTAATAACTATTTTTTATTATATATTTTAATTTTTTTAACGTAAGGGTATCAGACGCCATGCCCTTACAATTTTGCTTAGTAATATTAAAATAACTTTTGTAATTAAAATTAAAAGTGTCGTGATTTTTTGAAAATAAAAAATAGCTTAGTTGAATACTTAAAAAATAAATTTATTATATTCTTATTTACAATTTCATTTTTTATGAAATAATAAATAAAAACATAATTTTAATTAGTTTGCAGGGGAAAAATCCCCTGCTTTATTATTTATCTTAATTTCAAAATTACAAATGTTAATAGACATGTCATTATTGAAACAATCCAGAATCTTATTGTAACTTTTGTTTCAGGAAGTCCTAGTAGTTCAAAGTGATGGTGAATTGGGGCCATCTTGAATACCCGTTTTCCAAAAGTTTTAAAATGCCAGACTTGAATCATAACTGACAAGGCCTCCATAATAAATATAAATCCAGCAATTGGCAATAATAATTCCTGTTTTATGAAAATAACGATAATTCCTAAAATTCCTCCCAGTGTCAGAGAGCCAGTATCTCCCATAAATACTTGCGCCGGATAAAAATTGTACCATAAAAAACCAATTAACGCACCTATTACCGAAGCTAGATAAACTGTTATTTCTGATACTTCTGGAATATGATACAGATTTAAATATTTTGCATAATTATGGTGTCCTGTCAAATATGTTATTATAAGAAGCGTAATACTTACCACAATTATTGGCCCACTCACAAGTCCGTCCAGTCCATCCGTCAAATTTACCGCATTTGAAGAGCCGATTATTACAAATGACACAAAAATAAAAAACAGGACTGGTGTTATGTATATATACGAATTTTTTATTAACGGATTTATTATCGAAAAATCAATTGTCTTATTAACAAGTCCAAATTTATACACAAAGCCAAATGTTAATGCTGTGATTATAAGTTGTCCCAATATTTTTTTCTTTCCAGAAAGTCCACTTTTATGTCTTGTTAATTTCAGGTAATCATCATAAAATCCAATTGTTGTAAATAAAATTGTAATTACAAACAGAAATACAATAAATTTATTTGTAAAGTTGCCAGCAACTGCTGTTGCAAATAAAATTGCTCCAATTATTAGAAGCCCTCCCATTGTAGGTGTTCCCGACTTGTCAAAATGCGATTTAGGCCCTTCCTCCCTTGCCGTATCTCCATATTTTTTCTTTTTAAGCCAGGCAATGAACGGTTTCCCTAAAATTAACATAAACAAAAACGCAATCATAAACGCCACAGACGCTCTTAGCATTATTGATTTAAAAATACGTAAAACTCTCCAGTTATTTATAAATAACTCTTGCAGTAAATATAACATTCTTTATTATAGAATTTTTTTACTCATAATCCATACTCAAACAAATTATATAACAATAAAAAAACTCTTCTCCTTTCTTTGTTTAAAATATTTATTTTTCTATGATTTCTTCTAATCTCATTCCCCGTGATGCTTTTAACAGCACTACCTTTTCTCCAGAAATCTGTCCTATTTTTTCCTTTATTTCTTCCTTTTCATCAAAATGTCCAAATTCCCTGTTTTTCAGGTTCTCATTTTTTAAATTCCCATTGTCCACATTTTCCTTTATTTTTTCAAATAGACTTTTCATCCTTTCTCCGAACAAATAAAGTTTGTCAAATTTTGTATTTTTTATTGTATTAAAAAGATTGCTATGAAGTTCCAGCTCATTTTCCCCCAGTTCCAACATATCCCCCAGAACAACGACTTTTTGTCTATCGTTATATATCTGGGAAAATGTTTCAAGTGATTTCTCCATAGACATTGGACTTGCATTATAGGCATCGTTAATATATGTTGTGTCGCCGTTTTCAATTATTTGAAATCGCATTCCAGTCAAGCCAATATTTTTCACAGCTTCACCTATTATTTTATCTTCCATTCCGAATTGTTTAGCCACAGCAATTGCCATAACTAAGTTTAATACATTGTGTTCTCCCAGAACATTCGTTTTATAATTTCTCTCAACTGTGCTTTGACAAGTTTTTCCAAAATATTTCAGAAAAAAATCAGTCCCGCTTTCGTTAAAATGAACGTCTCCATAATAAAAATCAGACGTTTTATCCCTAAACTCATTATTTCCCAAATTCAAAGCCCTTACAACTTCAATATTTTCAGCTTTCACATTTTTTAAATATTCATCATCGCCATTGATTACGAGCGTATTTTTAATATACGGGATAATTTCCGTTTTTGCCAAAAATACATTTTCCTTCGTTTTCAGAAATTCCAGATGTGATTCACCAATGTTGGTAATAACATTAATATCAGGCAATGCAATCTGTCCCAGCAGATCAATTTCCCCAAAGCCGCTCATCCCCATTTCCAGAATGATAAACTCATCATCTTTTTCAGCACGCAACAAAGTGAAGGGCAGTCCAATATGATTATTGTAATTCCCTTCAGTCTTTTTTCCTTTATATTTTTGTGAAAGCAGGTGGTAAATCATGTCCTTTACAGTCGTTTTCCCGTTGCTCCCCGTAATTCCTATTACTTTTATATCTAAATTCTTTCGCCATTCTCTGGCAAAATTTTGCAGAAACACAACACTGTCCTTTACAAAAAATGCACGATCAGCATACTTTTCATCAATTTCCACAGCTTCACTGTCATAAACAGCCAAAGCCCCTTTTTCCAATGCTTCATTAACAAAATTGTTCCCGCCTCTGATGGCAACAAAAACATCATTTTCATCAAGTTCCTTTGAATTAATAGAAACTTTATTTATCTCAAAATCTGATATTTTCCCTTTGTTAAAGAAACTTTGAAACACTTCACTTTTATTCATAAAATTTCTCCAAATTCTTATCTAATTTAATACTTTTTCACAATTATCCATATTATAAAATTATATCATTTGAAGAGCATTTTTTCAATATATTTTTATTTTTTTTTCAAATTTTTCTAAAAGAATTTATCTTATACCCAAACCTGTTTAAAAATGAATTGGTAAAAATTATATAAACCTAAAGTTTGAACAATATGTCCACAATTTTTGAACTTAATTTTAAAACTTTTTATTATACGTAATTTAATTTTTATAATTATCTCACTTCTATCATTTTTATCTCTGTTCTATCCCCTCTATGCCGTGATTTTGAATATTCAAAAATTTGTCCATTTGATAAAAAAGCAACTTGTTCAACTTCCAGAACAGGAATCAGCTCTTTGATTTTTAAATATTTTTTTTCCAAATCCGTTGGCAAATCCGCCTTTATTACCCTATGTGCACTTTGTATGCTTAAATTCAATGTATTTTCTATATATTCATAAATAGAATCCTTTAATACATCCTCTTTTAACCCTTTGATTGTAGATATTGGCATATAGGTGTATTCGATAACGCAAGGTTCGTCGTTTAAGTAACGCACTCTTTCAATATAATAGACAAAATCATTTCTTTCTATTTTTAATTTTTCAGCTATTTCGGCTGAAGCCGGGATAACTTTGAACTTTATAATGGCGGATGCAACCTTTTTATTTCCATGAGTTGCCTTAAATCCCATAAACTGCTTTTTCATGGCGATTTCTATTGCATCGTCATCCCTCATATCCTTTACAAATGTTCCAGAACCTCTCCTTTTGATGATCAGCCCTTCTGAAACCAGTAAATCCATGGCTTTTTTACGGTAATCCTGCTTGCCTTGTATTTTTCACACATTTCCTTTTCATTTGGAAGCTTTTCATTTGGAATATAATCTCCATTTATTATTTTATTTCTTAATTCCTGAGCAATTTCTCTATATTTTAACACTATTTCCATCTCCTTAAATAATTTTTTTCATTATAAAATATTTATCCTTTAAAGTCAATATTGTAAAAAAGTGGAACGGAGAAAAAATGGACTATATTTGTTCAAATAACATAGCCCATAATTTTTAATAACTATTCTTTCTCTTTCGCTTCATTTTCTTTTTTTCTTTTTTCCTCTTCATACTGCTTTTGGGAATACAGTATAAACGGTATCCATAAAAGCACCATTACAACGAAACCTACTATTTGTATTACCCCTCCCATAATAGAATTTGTTGCAAGCGTTCCACTTATTCCAAGAGGCATAGTCCATGGTACCGCCACTCCTGTTGTTCTAGGCATTAATCCAATTTTTGTTGCAAAATAGGCAATTGAGATTGTTATTGGTGATCCCAGTATCCACGGTATTGCAAGTATAGGATTCAATATTACAGGAAGTCCAAATAATGTAGGTTCGGATATATTGAATATTCCTGGTATAAATCCTAATTTTGCCACTTCCCTTTGCTGTTTTATTCTGCTTACAATAAAAACCGCTGTTAATGCTGACAATGCCCCCATCGAACCAATACTTACCGAAAACATCTCTATAAACTGCTTTGTTACAATATGAGGTAATGGCTGTCCTGCATTATACGCATTCAAATTTTCTAGTGAAGCCACATTCCAGATTGTATCCATTATCGGATTTACCACAAGATGTCCGTGTACTCCAAAGAACCAGAAGAACTGTACCAATGTTGCGGCTATTATTGTGGCAAAGAAAGATGTTCCCAAACCAACAAGCGGTTTTTGTAAAAATTCATACACAAAAGTATGTATTGATTCAAATTTAGTATGTTTAAAGAGAATGTTTATTATCATAAATACACTTAAAGTCAAAAATCCTGGAATAATCGCTGAAAATGATTTTGAAATCGCAGGTGGAACATCTTTAGGCATTTTTATAGTCAAATTCTTATTTAACAAAAACCCATAAATAGTTGTCGATATAATTGATACAAAAATTGCAACAAACAGCCCTTGAGCTCCAACTAACGAAGTTGGAATAACTCCTGTCATCAGTTCCCCATTTTCAAGTTTTACTGAAAAAGGTGTTACTATAAAAAATGCTACAAGTGCCACAGCCCCAGAATATATTGCATCCTGCATTCTCTTCGGATTTTTATACAAGTACAAATAATAACCAATCCCTATGCTTACAAATATCGACATAAGCAACATTGAGCTTTCTATCGAATGTCCCATCAGGGCTCCAAGCCCTTCCCTAGCCTTTTCGCTAAACCCGGGAAAGTTTGTTACAACAAGCAAAATTGAACCAAACATTGTAAGCGGAAATGAAAGCATAAAAGCATCCCTTAAACTAAGCAAATAAATATTTTTCCCAATAATTCCCGCAAAGCTCATTAATTTTTCAGATAATTTTTCCTTAAAAGTTCTTTCCATTTTTTTCACCTCAAATATAATTTCTATTTTTTATTATTTTTCAAAATTTTATAAATTTATAGTAAAAACACTTTAAAGCTAAAACTCAGAAGTTATAGATATTTTACTTAAATTTAAATATCCCAGCCATCAATTTCGTTAGTTTCAGAAACTTTCTTTATCCAGTATCCTGATTTTTTTACTGTCTTTATTTGTGTTGGCAAATCGACCGAGATAAATCCGTATCTATTCTTGTAGGCATTTGTCCAGGACCAGCAGTCTATTGGTGTCCAAGTGTGGTAGCCAAAGCAGTTTGATCCTTCTTCTATTGCTCTATGAAGATATGTCAGATGTTCCCTAAAAAAATCTATTCTATAGTTATCTTCAATTATCCCCTGTTCATTCTTAAATTTTTCTTCATCTTCGACACCCATTCCATTTTCTGAAATAAACCATTTTATATTTTTATAGTTATCCTGAATATTTTTAGCAATATCATAAATCGCCTGCGGATAAATTTCCCATCCTCTGTAAATATTCATTCTTTTCCCTGGCATATCATAATTTTCAAAATATTTATCAGGCAGCCAGCCATTTTTAGAAATATCAAACTCTGTTTCTCTTGCCTTTATTCTTCTAGGCTGATAATAATTCACTCCCAGAAAGTCAACTGTATTTTCTGAAATAATTTTTAGTTCCTCTTCTGTACTTTCCCACAAAACTCCA
Proteins encoded:
- a CDS encoding FtsW/RodA/SpoVE family cell cycle protein, which encodes MNSKKILGTSFIIVIIILSALSLITIASLSFPKGQKEYGKSYYFLMRQAIWLVVGWGLFAFTANVNYKKYKDIAKYLYVIGAFGLILVLLAGKTVNGAKRWIDLRVILLQPSEFAKLFLIITLSTLAYTFKTRNKIKKFPKITSGIMMISSFIYMFLILFEKAFSSTAQITIIALTYLFIAEVKFSIISTYSAIIGIGGWLAITKVGYRVNRLVEYKSKDGGGQTAESLIAIANGKVSGRFYGNGLQKYNFLPEIHTDYVFSGFAEENGFLGVLFLLGLYAALLIIIGIALRKIKDLYAKYLLSGIFIMFATQIIGNVAVASQLIPSTGIPLPMMSYGGSTMIVVMMTLGIVYNILRALYRQEMGSNLDKMREMDYMM
- the murD gene encoding UDP-N-acetylmuramoyl-L-alanine--D-glutamate ligase, with protein sequence MDKKGIVFGAGLSGLGAKELLEKNGYEVYLIDDKVAMSSEEGVRILNEEKIEFVVKSPGIPWKAELLKVAKEKDVKIISEIDLAYKYVDKNIKIISFTGTNGKTTTSTKMAELLNFAGFRAKLAGNAGFSFAKLVADEEELDYVVLELSSYQLENNPQIHSNIAGIINLTPDHLTRYDTVEDYYITKFAIFNKQTENDFALINLDDEVFAKLYERNEIKEKIKAQKVYLSTETKGTVFVYENDIRIMKDLNKRIDEVQNFGEKIDEVSEILMKTEELSLKGRHNLENMLFLISSAKILNVENKKLIEFLKSTNALEHRLENFFVKGNTTFINDSKGTNVESTLKAIDSFNNSIIMILGGDDKKIDNMPLIERVKEKVDFVYLIGDNAQLLIDDMEKIGYKNYKNLETVENVLNYLKENVDFSQNQTVLFSPATSSFCQFKSFEHRGKVFKELTQKIIGK
- the mraY gene encoding phospho-N-acetylmuramoyl-pentapeptide-transferase, which codes for MLYLLQELFINNWRVLRIFKSIMLRASVAFMIAFLFMLILGKPFIAWLKKKKYGDTAREEGPKSHFDKSGTPTMGGLLIIGAILFATAVAGNFTNKFIVFLFVITILFTTIGFYDDYLKLTRHKSGLSGKKKILGQLIITALTFGFVYKFGLVNKTIDFSIINPLIKNSYIYITPVLFFIFVSFVIIGSSNAVNLTDGLDGLVSGPIIVVSITLLIITYLTGHHNYAKYLNLYHIPEVSEITVYLASVIGALIGFLWYNFYPAQVFMGDTGSLTLGGILGIIVIFIKQELLLPIAGFIFIMEALSVMIQVWHFKTFGKRVFKMAPIHHHFELLGLPETKVTIRFWIVSIMTCLLTFVILKLR
- a CDS encoding UDP-N-acetylmuramoyl-tripeptide--D-alanyl-D-alanine ligase, with product MNKSEVFQSFFNKGKISDFEINKVSINSKELDENDVFVAIRGGNNFVNEALEKGALAVYDSEAVEIDEKYADRAFFVKDSVVFLQNFAREWRKNLDIKVIGITGSNGKTTVKDMIYHLLSQKYKGKKTEGNYNNHIGLPFTLLRAEKDDEFIILEMGMSGFGEIDLLGQIALPDINVITNIGESHLEFLKTKENVFLAKTEIIPYIKNTLVINGDDEYLKNVKAENIEVVRALNLGNNEFRDKTSDFYYGDVHFNESGTDFFLKYFGKTCQSTVERNYKTNVLGEHNVLNLVMAIAVAKQFGMEDKIIGEAVKNIGLTGMRFQIIENGDTTYINDAYNASPMSMEKSLETFSQIYNDRQKVVVLGDMLELGENELELHSNLFNTIKNTKFDKLYLFGERMKSLFEKIKENVDNGNLKNENLKNREFGHFDEKEEIKEKIGQISGEKVVLLKASRGMRLEEIIEK
- a CDS encoding GntR family transcriptional regulator → MDLLVSEGLIIKRRGSGTFVKDMRDDDAIEIAMKKQFMGFKATHGNKKVASAIIKFKVIPASAEIAEKLKIERNDFVYYIERVRYLNDEPCVIEYTYMPISTIKGLKEDVLKDSIYEYIENTLNLSIQSAHRVIKADLPTDLEKKYLKIKELIPVLEVEQVAFLSNGQIFEYSKSRHRGDRTEIKMIEVR
- a CDS encoding GntR family transcriptional regulator is translated as MLKYREIAQELRNKIINGDYIPNEKLPNEKEMCEKYKASRITVKKPWIYWFQKG
- a CDS encoding PTS sugar transporter subunit IIC, with amino-acid sequence MERTFKEKLSEKLMSFAGIIGKNIYLLSLRDAFMLSFPLTMFGSILLVVTNFPGFSEKAREGLGALMGHSIESSMLLMSIFVSIGIGYYLYLYKNPKRMQDAIYSGAVALVAFFIVTPFSVKLENGELMTGVIPTSLVGAQGLFVAIFVSIISTTIYGFLLNKNLTIKMPKDVPPAISKSFSAIIPGFLTLSVFMIINILFKHTKFESIHTFVYEFLQKPLVGLGTSFFATIIAATLVQFFWFFGVHGHLVVNPIMDTIWNVASLENLNAYNAGQPLPHIVTKQFIEMFSVSIGSMGALSALTAVFIVSRIKQQREVAKLGFIPGIFNISEPTLFGLPVILNPILAIPWILGSPITISIAYFATKIGLMPRTTGVAVPWTMPLGISGTLATNSIMGGVIQIVGFVVMVLLWIPFILYSQKQYEEEKRKKENEAKEKE